In Candidatus Micrarchaeum acidiphilum ARMAN-2, the genomic window AAGGTGACAGACGCCCACAGCGAGCTCCGCGGAAAGGAAATCCTTAGGATAATAGGCGAGGGGCCTGACGAAGCGTATTACAAAAACCTAACAGACAGCCTTGGGCTGTCAAGATGCATAAGCTTTTCGGGCTTCAAATCCGAAGGTGCGCTGGTAAATGCGTACAACAATTGCGGCTTTTTCGTCTCCTGCTCCAGGTGGGAGAGCTTCTCCAGAGTCTTTATAGAGGCCATGGCTTGCGGCACTCCGGTCCTGGCAAATACTAATAACGACAAAATAATAAGCTATAACCCCAAAAAATATGTAGTGATGGACGGTGAGACTGGCCTGGTTTACAGGTTTGGGGACATTGGAGACTTTTCGGAAAAGTTTTACAGGCTTTATTCTGACAGGCGGTTGCGTGAAAGCCTTGCGAGGAATGCGTATTCCTATGCAACGAAGGAATTCAGCATAGAGAAGACCTATGGCAGGTACTATGAGATTGTATCAAGGCTGTAGCTATATCTTTACCATTATGTCCTTCGCCACTATCTTGTTCGGATTTATTATGAACTCGTTGGGTACCCTGCCAAGCTCGCTGAGATGACGTTCTACATCGTCATTTTGGGCTATGACGAAGGTTTTCACATTTTTTGCAAGGTTGTTTACTATGAGAAAAGTGTAAACTGTAAGCGATGGATCTCCTAAGTCTATTACTACGCCTTTTGACCTTCCGATTACGAATTCGGCAAGATCGGATTCTGAAGTTGTGTCTGCAACGAAGGCGCGGTAGCCCGCGTCCTTTAATTTGTCTGCATCGGTTTTGTTCGCGGTAATTATGACAAAGCTCTTGCTCAGCTTTCGCATCTTTTCGGCCAGGGATTTATTGACATCCCCTGTTCCTATCAGCAGTATGTGGTTCTTCAAAAACCTTTTTTCTATTGATGATATCCTTCCAGTAAGTTTTTCTACTCTTTGATTCATGAATTCACCAGATATTATGGTAATCGCTCCGAGGAAGACTCCCAACCCCGAAACTATCAATATGATTGTGAATATCTTTGCCAGGCTAGTTACAGGAACTATGTCGCCGTAGCCCACAGTGGACAGCGTGGTTATTGTGAAGTATACAGCATTTAAAAGGTCCATTTTCTGGCTGAAGCCGCCGTCCCTGCCGAGAAGGTAGGCTCCTGCAACGCCAAACAGTACCACCAGAAGCATCAATACCCCGTACGACAAAACCCTTACAGACACCATCCGCCATCGACCTTTCGCTTATGCATGTTAATTCAAAGTTACAAACTTTATAGTTTTTGTACCGTCCGTCAGGTCATGATGGTGCTTTCCGAGTCCATAAAGTCAGATACAGCACCCAAGTACTTGCCGGTGTCCTTTAGCTTTGATATGACTATTTCCGGCTTTCGGTTTACTACGTATTTGTCTACGTGCTTTAGTATTGGAGTCAGAACTTCTTTAGGATACTTGTGTGTCGCTTGGCCTCCCAGTATAACTATTTCAGGATCATAGGCGTTTATCACGTTTGCTATCCCTATAGCATTGAGGCGACCTATGTCTTCATTTACTATGTCTTTGGCCACGGAATCGCTTCTGGACATCGAATAGAGTTTGGCAGCAGTAATGCTTTTGCTATTTTTTAGTCTTGAATCTCTTTCTAAGTATTTTGTTTTCAGCAGCAGCCTTATGTATTGCGGGATGCCGAATTCGGAGCAGTACGCAATCCAGTGCCCGGTGCATCCGCACGTGCACTTTAGCCCGCCCTCTGAGCTCACGTTTATATGCCCGACTTCATGTGCGTTGCCGTCCTTTCCGAACAGGACGTGATCATTCGCTATGATTCCGCCACGTATTATGGTGCCGAAAGTAACGTATACTAAATTCCTGTAGTGCATGCCGGTGCCGAACAGCTTTTCCCCAATGGCCGAGGCGACCGACAAGTTGTACAGCGACACAGGAACCTTGTATCTCTTCTCGAGTATTTCGGCGATATTGAGGTTTCTTATCTTGTTTGCCGTCGAGTATTCTATCACACCTACGTTTTGGTTCATGACGCCTCCGGCTGCCACCCCTATGCCTTCGAAATTGCGCATCTTATCCAGAACGCCGAATATGCTGGACTTTATTGTCTCGTTTGATATTTCTACTCCCTTATTGAAGATTATCCTGGCGGATTTTTTATCGGAATCCACCATGGCTATCATCAACCTTTTTGCGCCTATTACTATGCTTACCAGATCTGACATTGCCACCACTATAGTTTTGCTCC contains:
- a CDS encoding Ion transport 2 domain protein, with translation MVSVRVLSYGVLMLLVVLFGVAGAYLLGRDGGFSQKMDLLNAVYFTITTLSTVGYGDIVPVTSLAKIFTIILIVSGLGVFLGAITIISGEFMNQRVEKLTGRISSIEKRFLKNHILLIGTGDVNKSLAEKMRKLSKSFVIITANKTDADKLKDAGYRAFVADTTSESDLAEFVIGRSKGVVIDLGDPSLTVYTFLIVNNLAKNVKTFVIAQNDDVERHLSELGRVPNEFIINPNKIVAKDIMVKI
- a CDS encoding ROK family protein codes for the protein MRHQKRLIREILLELRSKTIVVAMSDLVSIVIGAKRLMIAMVDSDKKSARIIFNKGVEISNETIKSSIFGVLDKMRNFEGIGVAAGGVMNQNVGVIEYSTANKIRNLNIAEILEKRYKVPVSLYNLSVASAIGEKLFGTGMHYRNLVYVTFGTIIRGGIIANDHVLFGKDGNAHEVGHINVSSEGGLKCTCGCTGHWIAYCSEFGIPQYIRLLLKTKYLERDSRLKNSKSITAAKLYSMSRSDSVAKDIVNEDIGRLNAIGIANVINAYDPEIVILGGQATHKYPKEVLTPILKHVDKYVVNRKPEIVISKLKDTGKYLGAVSDFMDSESTIMT